The Candidatus Bipolaricaulota bacterium genome includes the window CGCACCGTGCGGAGCCGGTTGATCGCCGCGGCGATCTCGTAGCGGCGGGGACGGGCGAACGCCCCGGGATGCCGCTCCCCGCGGCGGAACGGATCCAAGACATCGAGTCCGCTTCTGTCGAAGAACTCCTCCAGTCGGTCGAGGACGTCGGTTAGCGGCGTCTTCCCGTCCATGAACCGCTGCGTGGCGAGATGAATCGCGTACCCGATCGCCCGGGTCTGGCTCCGGTCGACGAGCTGCTCCACGAACCGCAACTCGATCGGATCGCGGCCGTACAGGATCAGGTCGAGCGCCTTGGCGTCGATCTTCACCTCCCGCTTCCCACGTGACGGGTTGAAGCTCTCCGGAAGCGGGATCCGCGGGGTGACCCGGGAGAGCGGGAACCGCACCTCGGTGCGCCGGTCGGTGGGGTGCAGCCGCGCGATCTCCTTCGCCGCGGCGGTGACGGCGTGGGGGAGGTACTCCCGCATCATGATCACGGTATCAGCGACGTCGAAGTAATCGCCCGACCCGCCCATGACGAGGACGGTCGAGACTCCCAGTCGCGCGTACAGCTCGTGCACCCGGTCGATGAACGGGGTGATCGGCTCGTCGTCGGAGTGGACCAGGGCCTGCATCCGGGCGTCGCGGACCATGAAGTTGGTCGCCGAGGTGTCCTCGTCGAGAAGGAGGACCCGCGCCCCAACCTCGAGGGCCTCGATGATGTTCGCCGCCTGGCTCGTGCTCCCGGAGGCGTCGTCGCTTGAGAACTCGCGGGTGTCGCGGCCGTAGGGGAGCTCGGAGATGAACGGGCTGATGTCGACGCAGGCCACCCGGCGCCCGTCCTCAGCCCGGATCTTCACCGCATCGGCGCGGGTTACGACATACTCCCGCCCGTCCCCGGGGATGTGGGGGTAGACTCCGCGCTCGAGCGCCCGCAGCAGGGTCGACTTGCCGTGATAGCCTCCCCCGACGATCAGCGTCACCCCCTGTGGGATCCCCATCCCGGTGATCTCCTGTCTTCCGTCCGGGAGGGGATGGGGGAGAGGGATGGTGACCCGAAGCTCGTCCGGCGACCGGAACCGGATCGCCCGGTCAGGAGGGAGGGGGCGGTCGCTCGCCCCGGACTCCCGCGGCAGGATCGCCCCGTCGGCGACGAACGCGACCAGCCCCATTCCGTCGAGCTGCCCGCGGATGTGCTCCTGGTTCTCCACGCAGTCGACGAACCCCCGTGCCGCGGCCTGGGGGAGGTTCTCCCATGTGAGCCCGATGCGGACGATCTCCGGGAGCTCGCGGCACAGAATCTCCTCCGCCGCCCGGGCCAGGATCCGCCGCCCGGCCGCGGGCAGGCCGACGAAGATCCGCGCCTCGACCCAGTCCGGGGTGATCTTGACCGCGGTCCGTTCGAGGACCTCCTGCCCTCCGGCATCGATCTCCACGAGGCCGCTCTTCCCCGAGCCCTTCCTTCCGGAGACGACGCTTCGGATCGCGCGGGAGACCTGACGTGCGAGGAAATCGGAAAACGCGATCCGTCGCACCCGGTTTGCGAATAGCTCCGGCGGGAGCTTCCCGCTGGACTGAGGGACGCGCAGCCGGAGCTTCGATGGAGCGGCGAACGGGTCCCCTTGCACATGATCGATATAGAGGATGAACTTCGGGAAGGAGTACTCCCCCTCGATCTCCTTGTATGCCTTGTATCCCCGCCCGTCGATCCGGGCGAGGATCCGTCGCAGGTCAGCGTCTGTCTTCATCTCAACCTCCGCTCAGTACTACATCGAGGAATCGGGCCACCGATTCGCGCGTGGGGTGGGCCGGGGTGTAGCCCGGGTAGCTACTGGCGATCGCGGTGTCGCGCCCGAGGTCGAGCTCGTGCTGACGCACGCTGTAGAATATCCCTCTATCCCGGAGGGTCTTCGCCAGGTACTCCTGCTCGGACTGCCCCGGAGTGGGGACGATCAACGCCCGCTTTCCGAGCTCGGCGAGCTCCATCAGGGTGGTGTAACCGGAGCGGCAGACGACGAGCTTCGCCCGGTTCAGCATCTCCTCCTGGCGGGCGCGATCGAGGTAGGGATGGATCTCGATCCCGCCCCGCGGCGGCGGTGGAGCGGTCCCACCCGGGTCGCCGAGGGCGACCACGATCCGCCCGGAAAGCCGATCGAGCTGGGACAGAACCCTCTCGGCGAACAGGGTCCGCTGCGGCTCCGGGCCGGAGATGGTGATGAAGTAGTCAATGTCCTGCGGGAGGTCGTCCCGGCGCTGCACACTTGATAGGATCCCGAGGTAGGTGAGCTTCTCCTGCGGGATGAACCGGACGTTGTGGCTCATCTCCCCGCTCATCCCTCCCTCCTCGTCATCCGGGATCAGGATCCCCTTCACCGGGGAGAACCAGCGGGCGAGGAACCACTCCATCACTGCTTCCATGACCGGATCCCGCCACGGCGCGATGTAGCGGGGGCTGTGGGTGATGTAGTAGGACGGGATGTCGCGCCTGATCAGGCCGTTGCGGTGGTCGGACACGATCAGATCGAACCGCTCGGCCCGCAGGAGGCGGTCGAGGCGCCGGCGCTCCTGGTGCCACGTCCCGATGATGCGGGGGATGCTCGCGACCGTCTTGGCGTAGAACCCGGGTTTCGTCCGCGCCACCGTGGTCGGGATGTCTGGCCAATCGAGGTAGCGGGCGGCGTCCCCGAGTTCGCCCCGGATGACGCGGAGGGCGTTCCCGGTCGAGACGACGGTGAGGGAGCACCCCCGGTCAAGCAGCCCTTTCATCAGGATGAGATCGCGCGTGGCATGGCCCAGCCCCCAGGCGCTGGTGCCGAATAGGACCCGCTTCGATTCAGATTGTGGCATTGCCTTCCTTTCGGGTATATTGTACGCGCATTTTACGAACTGATGGGGCATAATGGCAAGACGGCCGAAAATGACGGAGGAAAAGAGTGAGGAACCGGGTGCCGCTTCCCCGCGGGTTCCGTGGTGGGGAAAGCTGATCCGATTCTGGCTGGCGGTTGCGTTCCCGGCCGCCGGGCACCTCCTGTTCGATCTGCGGGTGGAGGGGAGGGAGAACTTCACCAACTCCCCCGGAACGCTGATCGTCGCCAACCACAAGACCGACTTCGATATCGTCCTCCTCGGCCCGACGATCTTCTGGTCGAACCGGGGCCGCGGCCCGGGAGGGCGGGTGGCGTTCGTCGCCGCCGAGCGCATGTTCCTCCCCGGTTACGTCTCCGACTACATCCTGCACGGCCCGCGCTGGCTGGAGCGCCTCGTCTATCCCGCCAACCTGAGTGCCGTACTCAAGGCGATCCGCGCCTATCCGATCGGATACCTGCGCTCCCGCAAGCTGAAGGCGCACCTGCGCGCGGTCCTGGAGACAGTCGGCGATATCCCGGTACAGGACGCCCTCGCTCGGCCGGTGGAGGAGGTGATCCCCGGTGCCCCACCCCATGCTCCGATCTCCCGCGTCCTCCGGTACCGCTATCACGCCGCCCTCGATCAGGAGTGGGGATTCTCCGTCCTTGCGCCGGAGATCAGAAAAGAGCTGCGATCCCGGCACGTGCGGGAGGTGAGCGAGTCGCTCCGTCGGTTCGCCGCGATCCTCGACGCCGGCGATTCCCTCTACCTCGCCCCTGAGGGCGGCCTGGAGACGGACGGGAGGTTCGCGGAGGCAAAGGCCGGGCTGTTTCGGATCATCGCCACGGCACGCGCCCCGATCGTCCTCCCAGTGAACCTGACCTACGATTTCATGGCCACCGGTCGGATCAAGGTCTTCCTCACGATCGGGAAGGAGCTGCACGGGGTGAAGGGATGGCCGCGGGCGCGGCTGGAACAGGAGATCATCGACGAGATAAGCCGGATGGGGACGGTCACCTTCTCCCAGCTCGCCGCGGCCGGGATGCGCCGCCTCGCCGATCCGGATGGGATCATCCACGCCGGGAAGCTGCGCGGGGAGATCCTGCGGAAGGGGATGGAGCTGAGCCGGGACGGGCTGCGCGTCGATCCCGACCTGTTCGATCCGGATTGGTTCTCCCGGCGGTGGCGGCGGTTCCTCGCCTATGCGCGCCGGCGACGACTGTTCGGGCTCATTGGGGCGTGGATCGTGGGCGACCGGGACGCCATGTTCGCTCCGGGAAGCCCGTTCACCTACGCCGCCAACGAGCTCGCCGAGCTGGTGCGGTTCTATCCCGTGGAAACCGGCACGCCGACCGGCCGCGCGGTGGAGCGTGCCCGCGCTTAAGCGCGGATGTTCTCTGGCTTCATTGCAGCACGTCCGTGTAATCCTCGCTCCGGTCCCAATCGGTGCTGATCTCATCACCGGTTGGTCGGACGTGCCCTGGGGGTTATACTGGATAGCGGAAGTGATGGACGTTGGGTAGATCTTCGATCGTGAAGCCGCGCCAGCACATGAAACCGGCGCTTGCACTGGTCATCCTCGGGTTGATCTCGATCTCGGCGTGGGGAACCGGCGCGGTCTATGACCTCGACCTGCACGTCGACTTTTTCCACGGGAGCTTCACCGGGACCGAGACGGTCACGTATACCAACCCGACTTCGGAGCCGCTGTACGAGCTTCCCTTCCGCCTCTACCCGAACTCGCCCTACCTGTACGGGGACGGGACCCTGAGCGTAGATTCGGCGACGGTCGCCGGCACGCCGGTGACGGCGGAGACCCTCGGCGATGGGACCTACCTCTTCGTTCCTCTCCCCGCCCCGGTTCAGTCCGACGGGGAGATCGTCGTTCGATTCGCGTTCCACGGGCGGGCGGCCGACTGGCGCAATGGGCGCGGTAAGTCGGCCGCGGACTACGGAATCTACGCCGCTTCCCCCGCCGCAATGACGCTCGCCGAGTTCTACCCGATGCTCGCCCCTTACGATCCCTGTACCGGGTGGGTCCTTGACCCGGTCTACCCGAACGGTGACCCGGTGACGAGCGCAAGTTCCGACTACACGGTGACCGTCACTGCAGACGCCGGGCTGACCGTCCTTTCTTCCGGGAGCGAGGTCGGGACAGAGTCGGTGGGGGATGAGGTGAAACACACCTTCGTGGGAGATGACATCCGCGACTTCATGCTCGTCGTCACTTCGGGGTACGAGACGCGCGCGACGGCTGCGGGCGGGACCCTCGTGCGGACGAGCTTCCTCCCTTCCCACAACCAGGCCGCGGCTAGGGCCGCAACCCTCGCCGCGGAGGCGCTCGCCCTCTACGGGAAACTATTCGGCCCCTACTCCGGAACCGAGCTCGACATCGTCGAGGCCCCCCTCGGCCGCGCCGCCGGGGTGGAGTATCCGGGCCTGATCCTGGTCGGAGAGTCGTACTGCAACAACCCCTACGATCAGTTCTTCACCGTCATCATTGCCCACGAGGTGGCGCACCAGTGGTGGTACGCCGCGGTGGGAAACGACGTAATCGACGAACCGTGGCTCGACGAGGGGCTCGCCACGTACAGCTCGGTCCTGTTCCTCGAGCACAAATGGGGAAAGGAGGGGGATTCTTTCTTCTCCTCCTGGATCGATTACTACCGCCGTGCCCGCGCGCAGCATCCTGATCTCTCCGTCGCCTCGCCCGTCCCCCTGTTCCCGGACTCCTCCACCTACACCGCGTTCGTCTACTACGGCGGGGCGGCGTTCCTCGACGCGGTCCGGAAGCGGATCGGTGATACCGCGTTCTTCGCCGGGCTTTCCTCGTACTACCGCGACCTCTCCGGCCGGATCGCCCACGGCTACGACCTCATCTCCCACCTCGAGGCGGCGTGCGGCTGCGGCCTCGGTGACCTCGCCTCCGAATTTCTCCTCCCCGCCGGAGAGCGGGTACACTGAGGGCGGCGAAACTTTCCGGAACGATCCGTGTAGGTTCATCAAAGGAGGGATTACAATGAGAAGATTGACATTAGCGCTCGGCGCGGTGTCGCTCCTCGCCTTCAGCCTGTTCCTCGTCGGGACAGGGGCGGCTGGGAACGACGCCGGTTTTCTCGCCACTAACTATTACCTGATCTCGATCGGGACGGTGGATGTACCGATTGCGTCATTGATCCAGACGGCACAATCGACCGGTTACACCGTGATCGTGCGCAGCGGTGCGGAGGTCACGTCCTACCGCGGCGACCAGCCGACGGACGAGGACGAAGCGGTGCTCCTTGACTGCGACCGGCTCCTGTACGTCGACAACGGGCTGTATCTCCTCCGGGTGCGGGGAGACGACTACGACTACACCGTTCGCCCGGGGCGCGATGGGACTTACACCCTGGTGATCGTCCCCCACCGCGATCTTCCGCTCGACACGCTGACCGACGTCCTGGCGGCGCTGCAGGGGATGGGGGTGATCGGATCGGAGGCGGTCATGGAGTTCACGACGTACCCGCAGCAGGCGGAGAAGTCGCCCGCGCCCCCGGCCGGGGCGGCGATCGATTCCCGGCTGTACGCGGTCGAGATCGCGCCCGATTGGTTCTCCGCCGCGGCCGCCGCCGGGCTGACCCGGGTCGGACTGCGGGTGGAGGTAGTGGCGGAGAAGCTCCCCGGTGGGACGATCCCGGAGGATTTCCGCGAGTACATCGAGACCGAGACCGATTCGCTCGCCAAGCTCCTCCTCCCGATCTCCCGCTTGGTCGAACTCGCCCAGTCCCCGGGGATCGGCTATCTCCGCCCCCCGTACCGGCCGCATCCCGCGGTCCCATAGGGAGGAGAGATGATCAAACGACTATTGGTGTTCGCGTTCATAATCGGGCTGGTCGGGCTCGGGGCCGCGGCGGCGCGCCCGCAGTTGACCGTCGGAATAGATCAGTCCTCGCGGGGTGCGTGGACGAAGTTTCTCGACTCGTTTACCCCGTCGACCGGGATCGAGGTCTCGCTCCAGCCCTACCCGGCGAGCAGCCTCGGGCAGCAGATCGTCCTTGCCGGGCTCTCCCGGTCGGGAAAGTTCAACCTGGTGATGGTGCACAAGGCGTGGACCAAAAGCCTATCGCGCTACCTCGTCGACCTCTCTGGCTATGCCGATGAGGTCCTCGGGGCGGGCGCGGCTCCGGTCTACGTCGACGGCCGCTTGATCGGAACCTGGATTTCATTCGCCCCGGACTGGTTCCTCGGAGTGATCGCCTGGCCGGATGATCCGGACGCGGCCCTTGCCCTCCTCCGCGCCATGGGAGGTAAGGTGCAGGGCGAAGCGACTTCCACTCCGAGCGCGGGGGTCAGCCCGATGTCGGTGGTGAAGGAGTTCACCACCACCAAGACGGCCCGGGCCGAGCACAATCCGAAGCTGGACGGGTCACTAGAGGTCCTGCTCGACGCGGCGAAGGCGACGGTGGGGGCGATGGCGGCGGAGGTGATGGGGAAACTCCCGCCGCAGATCCAGACCGCTCTCACCGGCCTGGCGCGGATCTACGGGATACCGTACGATCCCGAAAGCGGCGAGGTGACCGTCGTCCTCGAGTCGTGGAGCCCAGGGACGACGGCGAACAGCGTCGCCGCGCTTGGGGTGAACCGAAGCGCGATCAAGACCGGCACGAAGCTGGTCAAGGTGACGGTCTCCCTCTCCGAGCTTCCCGCCCTGGCAAAGCAGATCGCCGGGGTGGCGTTCATCCGCCCGCCGTATCAGCCCTATCCCCTGGCGGTCAGCGGGGAAGGGGTGGCGGCGATCGGGGCGGACGCCTACCACGCCGCCGGGATCACCGGAAGCGGGGTCAAGATCGCGATCATCGACCTTGGGTTCTCCGGCTTGAGCCAGGCGCAGGCACGGGGGGACATCCCCTACTCCGTTGTGCAGAAGGATTTCACCGGCACCGGACTCACCACCGGGATCACCCACGGGACCGCGGTGGCGGAGATCGTGCACGAGGTCGCCCCGGACGCCAAGCTCTACCTCATCAAGATCGCCGATGAGGT containing:
- a CDS encoding ABC-ATPase domain-containing protein yields the protein MKTDADLRRILARIDGRGYKAYKEIEGEYSFPKFILYIDHVQGDPFAAPSKLRLRVPQSSGKLPPELFANRVRRIAFSDFLARQVSRAIRSVVSGRKGSGKSGLVEIDAGGQEVLERTAVKITPDWVEARIFVGLPAAGRRILARAAEEILCRELPEIVRIGLTWENLPQAAARGFVDCVENQEHIRGQLDGMGLVAFVADGAILPRESGASDRPLPPDRAIRFRSPDELRVTIPLPHPLPDGRQEITGMGIPQGVTLIVGGGYHGKSTLLRALERGVYPHIPGDGREYVVTRADAVKIRAEDGRRVACVDISPFISELPYGRDTREFSSDDASGSTSQAANIIEALEVGARVLLLDEDTSATNFMVRDARMQALVHSDDEPITPFIDRVHELYARLGVSTVLVMGGSGDYFDVADTVIMMREYLPHAVTAAAKEIARLHPTDRRTEVRFPLSRVTPRIPLPESFNPSRGKREVKIDAKALDLILYGRDPIELRFVEQLVDRSQTRAIGYAIHLATQRFMDGKTPLTDVLDRLEEFFDRSGLDVLDPFRRGERHPGAFARPRRYEIAAAINRLRTVRMRQAKGAR
- a CDS encoding M1 family metallopeptidase — its product is MGRSSIVKPRQHMKPALALVILGLISISAWGTGAVYDLDLHVDFFHGSFTGTETVTYTNPTSEPLYELPFRLYPNSPYLYGDGTLSVDSATVAGTPVTAETLGDGTYLFVPLPAPVQSDGEIVVRFAFHGRAADWRNGRGKSAADYGIYAASPAAMTLAEFYPMLAPYDPCTGWVLDPVYPNGDPVTSASSDYTVTVTADAGLTVLSSGSEVGTESVGDEVKHTFVGDDIRDFMLVVTSGYETRATAAGGTLVRTSFLPSHNQAAARAATLAAEALALYGKLFGPYSGTELDIVEAPLGRAAGVEYPGLILVGESYCNNPYDQFFTVIIAHEVAHQWWYAAVGNDVIDEPWLDEGLATYSSVLFLEHKWGKEGDSFFSSWIDYYRRARAQHPDLSVASPVPLFPDSSTYTAFVYYGGAAFLDAVRKRIGDTAFFAGLSSYYRDLSGRIAHGYDLISHLEAACGCGLGDLASEFLLPAGERVH